The Chryseobacterium indicum genome includes a window with the following:
- the murB gene encoding UDP-N-acetylmuramate dehydrogenase: MHENYSLKPYNTFGVDVKARYFTEIHTIEELKEAISFSNSHSLTTLFLGGGSNVLFTKDFDGLVIKLNLKGISVLSVNENEVLVTSKAGENWHEFVMFCLDKNLGGLENLSLIPGNVGTSPMQNIGAYGTEIKDVFYDCKVLNLETLEIETFDLEKCRFGYRDSIFKQEGKGKYVIIEVSFRLTFRIHKIKTEYGAIQSELESSGIENPTIQDVSKAVINIRQSKLPDPKETGNAGSFFKNPTIPLAQFEALQQKFENIPGYPNGNSVKVPAGWLIEQSGWKGKQIGNVASHKLQALVIVNATGNATGKEIFDFSTEIINSVKEKFGIELEREVNII; the protein is encoded by the coding sequence ATGCACGAAAATTATTCACTAAAGCCATACAATACTTTCGGGGTAGATGTAAAAGCAAGATATTTTACCGAAATACATACCATTGAAGAACTGAAAGAAGCCATTAGTTTCTCCAATTCTCATTCGCTTACTACTTTATTTTTAGGAGGCGGAAGCAATGTTTTATTTACAAAAGATTTTGACGGACTGGTGATTAAATTAAACCTGAAAGGAATTTCCGTGCTGTCTGTAAATGAGAACGAAGTTCTGGTTACGTCAAAAGCAGGCGAAAACTGGCACGAGTTCGTGATGTTCTGTCTGGATAAGAATTTGGGCGGACTGGAAAATCTTTCATTAATTCCGGGGAACGTAGGAACTTCGCCGATGCAGAATATCGGAGCTTACGGAACGGAAATTAAAGATGTTTTTTATGACTGTAAGGTTTTAAATCTTGAAACACTGGAAATTGAAACTTTTGATCTTGAAAAATGCAGATTCGGATACAGAGACTCAATTTTTAAGCAGGAAGGAAAAGGAAAATATGTGATTATAGAAGTTTCGTTCAGACTTACCTTCCGAATTCATAAAATCAAAACAGAGTACGGCGCAATACAGTCTGAACTTGAAAGTTCAGGTATTGAGAATCCTACGATCCAGGATGTTTCCAAAGCGGTTATCAATATCCGGCAAAGCAAACTACCCGACCCGAAAGAAACAGGAAATGCGGGAAGTTTCTTTAAAAATCCGACGATTCCTTTGGCTCAGTTTGAAGCATTACAGCAGAAATTTGAAAATATTCCGGGATATCCGAACGGAAATTCTGTAAAAGTTCCTGCAGGATGGCTGATCGAACAATCCGGCTGGAAAGGAAAACAAATAGGAAATGTTGCCTCTCACAAGTTGCAGGCTCTGGTTATCGTTAACGCAACAGGAAACGCAACCGGAAAGGAAATTTTTGATTTTTCAACAGAAATTATTAATTCCGTGAAAGAAAAATTCGGGATTGAACTGGAAAGGGAGGTGAATATTATTTAA
- a CDS encoding pyridoxal phosphate-dependent aminotransferase — protein sequence MPNISNRALHMPPSPVRKLVPFALKAKQKGTKVYHLNIGQPDIETPETALNALKNIDLKVLEYALSEGNIDYRKALTEYYHSLDFTDLTPDNFIVTNGGSEALNFAISTLCDDGDEVIIPEPYYANYNGFTSTFNVNVVAIPSTIDTGFALPPVEEFEKKITEKTRAIVICNPGNPTGYLYTREELQKLAEIALKYDIVVISDEVYREYVYDGKQQVSMLAFPELAENCIIIDSESKRYSMCGVRIGCMITRSKKIHDAAMLFAQARLSPVLLGQIAATAAHQNDGAYIRAVREEYTHRRNVLVDLLNAIPGVICPKPKGAFYCVAELPVDDTEKFAQWLLESYSHNNETIMVAPAGGFYSNPELGKKQVRIAYVLKEEDLRRSAAILKDALEKYKSEFSL from the coding sequence ATGCCGAATATTTCAAACAGAGCACTCCACATGCCGCCATCGCCGGTAAGAAAATTGGTTCCTTTTGCGCTAAAAGCGAAGCAGAAAGGTACAAAAGTTTATCACCTTAATATCGGGCAACCGGATATTGAAACTCCGGAAACGGCACTTAATGCTTTAAAAAATATCGATTTAAAAGTATTGGAATACGCACTTTCTGAAGGAAATATCGACTACAGAAAAGCACTTACAGAATATTATCACTCTTTGGATTTCACAGATCTTACACCGGACAATTTCATTGTAACCAACGGAGGATCAGAAGCTTTAAATTTCGCCATCTCTACTTTGTGCGATGATGGTGATGAAGTAATTATTCCTGAACCTTATTATGCCAATTATAACGGATTTACAAGTACGTTCAATGTAAATGTAGTGGCAATTCCTTCTACCATCGATACTGGTTTTGCACTTCCTCCGGTTGAAGAATTTGAGAAAAAAATCACTGAAAAAACAAGAGCTATTGTTATCTGCAACCCCGGAAATCCTACCGGTTATCTTTACACCCGTGAAGAACTTCAGAAATTAGCAGAGATTGCTTTAAAATATGACATCGTTGTTATTTCAGACGAAGTATACAGAGAGTATGTTTATGACGGAAAACAGCAGGTTTCTATGCTGGCTTTTCCGGAACTTGCAGAAAACTGCATCATTATCGATTCAGAATCCAAACGTTACTCAATGTGTGGCGTAAGAATCGGATGTATGATCACGCGTTCTAAAAAAATTCACGATGCGGCAATGCTTTTTGCACAGGCAAGATTAAGTCCTGTTTTACTGGGACAGATCGCGGCAACGGCGGCTCACCAGAATGACGGAGCTTACATCAGAGCGGTAAGAGAAGAATATACCCACAGAAGAAATGTTCTGGTAGATTTACTGAACGCCATTCCGGGAGTAATCTGCCCAAAACCGAAAGGCGCATTCTACTGCGTTGCGGAACTTCCGGTAGACGATACTGAAAAGTTTGCGCAGTGGCTTCTGGAAAGCTATTCCCACAACAACGAAACGATTATGGTGGCTCCTGCAGGAGGATTCTACAGCAATCCGGAACTGGGGAAAAAGCAGGTAAGAATTGCTTACGTTCTGAAAGAAGAAGATTTAAGAAGAAGCGCAGCAATCCTTAAAGATGCTCTTGAAAAATACAAATCAGAATTCAGTCTTTAA
- the murA gene encoding UDP-N-acetylglucosamine 1-carboxyvinyltransferase — translation MSGTFQIRGGKRLQGEITPQGAKNEALQILCAVLLTDEEVRIKNIPDIHDVNRLIEILGDFGVKVTKNGHGDYTFKADKVNFDYIKSSEFKKDGAKLRGSIMLMGPMLARYGEAYMPTPGGDKIGRRRLDTHFQGLVELGAEFHYDEEEYFYSLKAKELKGKFILLEEASVTGTANIVMAAALAKGKTRIYNAACEPYLQQLCKMLNRMGANISGIGSNLLTIEGVSHLHGTEHTMLPDMVEIGSWIGLAAMTKSEITIKNVNWNQLGVIPNTFRKLGIQLEQSNDDIFIPAQENYKIQKFIDGSILTISDAPWPGFTPDLLSIILVVATQAKGSILVHQKMFESRLFFVDKLIDMGAQIILCDPHRATVIGLNQETPLRGTTMVSPDIRAGNALLIAALSAEGKSIIHNIEQIDRGYENIDGRLKAIGADIERI, via the coding sequence ATGAGTGGAACATTTCAAATAAGAGGAGGAAAAAGACTGCAAGGCGAAATTACTCCACAGGGGGCTAAGAACGAAGCTCTTCAGATTCTTTGTGCTGTTTTGTTGACTGATGAGGAAGTTAGAATTAAAAATATTCCGGATATCCATGACGTTAATCGATTAATTGAGATTCTGGGTGATTTTGGAGTAAAGGTTACCAAAAACGGACACGGAGATTATACTTTTAAAGCAGACAAAGTTAATTTTGATTATATAAAATCCAGCGAGTTTAAAAAAGACGGCGCAAAACTGAGAGGTTCGATCATGTTGATGGGTCCTATGTTAGCCAGATATGGTGAAGCGTACATGCCGACTCCGGGAGGTGATAAAATCGGAAGAAGAAGATTAGACACCCATTTTCAGGGACTTGTAGAGCTTGGTGCTGAATTTCATTATGATGAAGAGGAGTATTTTTACTCTTTAAAGGCAAAGGAACTGAAAGGGAAATTTATTTTGCTTGAAGAAGCTTCCGTTACGGGAACGGCAAATATTGTAATGGCTGCCGCTTTGGCAAAAGGAAAAACCAGAATTTATAACGCTGCATGCGAACCTTATCTTCAGCAGCTTTGTAAAATGCTGAACAGAATGGGAGCCAATATTTCAGGAATCGGTTCCAATTTATTAACTATTGAAGGCGTTTCTCATCTTCACGGAACGGAACACACAATGCTTCCGGACATGGTGGAAATCGGGTCCTGGATTGGTCTGGCTGCGATGACGAAATCTGAAATTACCATTAAAAACGTTAACTGGAACCAGCTTGGTGTAATTCCGAATACGTTCAGAAAGCTCGGGATTCAGCTTGAACAGAGCAATGACGATATTTTTATTCCGGCTCAGGAAAATTATAAAATTCAAAAATTTATCGATGGATCTATTTTAACGATTTCCGACGCTCCATGGCCAGGATTTACACCCGATTTATTATCGATTATTTTAGTCGTGGCAACTCAGGCAAAAGGAAGCATTCTCGTTCACCAGAAAATGTTTGAATCCAGATTATTTTTCGTGGATAAGCTGATTGATATGGGTGCGCAGATTATCCTTTGCGATCCGCACAGAGCAACGGTAATCGGGCTTAATCAGGAAACTCCGCTGAGAGGAACCACGATGGTTTCTCCTGATATCAGAGCAGGAAATGCACTGTTAATTGCTGCACTTTCCGCGGAAGGAAAATCTATTATTCACAATATTGAACAGATCGACAGAGGATATGAAAATATCGACGGCAGACTGAAAGCAATCGGAGCGGATATTGAAAGAATTTAA
- a CDS encoding NIL domain-containing protein: MITPNPGLQVLPTPLNVPKKEWILEIELNGKMKFEHLMNTIYQQFGICHKVLSANVEYVDGRSFGTVQLYINVTSEDFKKLEFYLEKNRLLSTTVEYICRKYT; this comes from the coding sequence ATGATTACACCAAATCCGGGACTACAGGTTTTACCAACCCCATTAAATGTGCCAAAAAAAGAGTGGATACTGGAAATAGAGCTGAATGGTAAAATGAAATTTGAACATTTAATGAATACCATTTACCAACAGTTCGGGATTTGTCATAAGGTGTTATCTGCAAATGTTGAGTATGTGGACGGAAGAAGTTTCGGTACAGTTCAGTTATATATTAATGTAACTTCAGAAGATTTTAAGAAGTTAGAATTTTATCTTGAAAAAAATAGGCTTTTGAGTACTACTGTAGAATATATCTGCAGAAAGTACACTTAA
- a CDS encoding DUF4290 domain-containing protein yields the protein MEYNTQRTQLHLPEYGRIIQQLVERCKELPTKEERSEMAMAIIDFMGQRNPQLRDEENYKHKLWDHLYILANHDLDVDSPYPFPTKEELEEKPKRMEYPKLQGDFKFYGKSILQLIEKAIELEQGDEKEALIEVIANNMKKSYNVYNKEHVTDDVIFRHLKELSENRLDLTGIDSLEKSKIYYTTNNNNRNNNNNNRNNNRNNQNNKRRHNNNNNHNKRK from the coding sequence ATGGAATACAATACCCAAAGAACTCAGCTTCATTTGCCTGAATACGGCAGAATTATACAACAGTTGGTTGAACGTTGCAAAGAGCTTCCTACAAAAGAAGAGCGAAGTGAAATGGCAATGGCAATCATTGATTTTATGGGTCAGAGAAACCCGCAATTGAGAGACGAAGAAAATTATAAACATAAACTTTGGGATCATCTTTACATTTTAGCCAACCATGATCTGGATGTAGATTCTCCCTATCCTTTCCCTACAAAGGAAGAACTTGAAGAAAAACCAAAAAGGATGGAATATCCTAAACTTCAGGGAGATTTTAAATTTTACGGGAAAAGTATTCTTCAGTTAATAGAAAAAGCAATCGAACTGGAGCAGGGCGACGAAAAAGAAGCTTTAATCGAAGTGATTGCCAATAATATGAAGAAGTCCTACAATGTATATAATAAGGAACACGTAACAGATGACGTTATCTTCCGTCATCTGAAGGAACTTTCGGAAAACAGGCTGGATCTTACCGGAATAGATTCTCTTGAAAAGAGCAAAATCTATTACACCACCAACAATAACAACCGAAATAATAACAATAACAACAGGAATAACAACCGAAACAACCAAAACAACAAAAGAAGACACAACAACAATAACAATCATAATAAAAGAAAGTAA
- a CDS encoding VanZ family protein, producing the protein MLKKSYKIIIVPYTLFLLYLMFFGMGRTQMEDNLLTIEPIFSTINFIKGCISWKEIVTIVAGNVVMFIPFGFLGWIFPRLQSLQNLLFTFISAITIVEALQYFSRMGIFEVDDIILNTFGVFLGFLMKNFIEKRFPNRMV; encoded by the coding sequence ATGTTAAAGAAATCTTATAAAATTATTATTGTTCCCTACACGCTGTTTTTACTGTACCTCATGTTTTTCGGGATGGGCAGAACGCAGATGGAAGATAATCTGTTAACTATAGAGCCGATATTTTCTACCATCAATTTCATTAAAGGATGTATTTCTTGGAAAGAAATAGTGACTATTGTTGCAGGAAATGTGGTGATGTTTATTCCCTTCGGATTTCTAGGCTGGATTTTTCCGAGACTTCAAAGTTTACAGAATCTCCTTTTTACGTTTATTTCGGCAATTACCATTGTAGAGGCACTTCAGTACTTTTCCAGAATGGGAATTTTTGAGGTGGATGATATTATTCTGAATACTTTTGGGGTATTTCTAGGCTTTTTAATGAAGAATTTTATCGAAAAACGATTTCCAAACCGGATGGTTTGA
- a CDS encoding heme-binding domain-containing protein, whose product MKKILVVILVAFIIIQFFPIDKTNPAPTPGMDFLKIKNTQSEVAQLINNSCYDCHSNESRYPWYSNIAPASWILKNHIDEGRKELNFSTFATYLPKQQVHKLDECIEMIEKKEMPLESYYIGHQDAKLTDEQRKILVDYFKKEKAETERKMAL is encoded by the coding sequence ATGAAAAAAATATTGGTTGTAATTCTTGTCGCTTTTATCATCATCCAGTTTTTCCCAATTGATAAAACCAATCCGGCTCCGACTCCCGGAATGGATTTTTTAAAGATCAAAAACACACAGTCCGAAGTGGCACAACTGATTAATAATTCCTGCTACGACTGCCATTCCAACGAATCCAGATATCCGTGGTATTCTAATATTGCTCCTGCCTCATGGATTCTGAAAAACCATATTGATGAAGGTAGAAAAGAGCTTAATTTCTCTACTTTTGCGACTTATCTTCCCAAACAGCAGGTTCATAAGCTTGATGAATGTATTGAAATGATCGAAAAAAAAGAAATGCCTCTGGAATCGTATTATATCGGACATCAGGATGCAAAACTTACGGATGAGCAGCGAAAAATACTGGTAGATTATTTCAAAAAAGAAAAAGCTGAGACTGAAAGAAAAATGGCTCTTTAA
- a CDS encoding thiol-disulfide oxidoreductase DCC family protein, producing the protein MEEKWMGKYIVFFDGDCGVCNFWVQWILKRDKKDRFLFASLQSDFGQQFLTERKLNTEVFNTLYLWKPNHYYLEKSKAVLQIAHLLGGIYKFSAIGKIIPGFLSDQIYDAVSRNRMKLANQKCYLPTPDERKKFIEV; encoded by the coding sequence ATGGAGGAAAAATGGATGGGGAAATATATTGTATTTTTTGACGGTGATTGCGGAGTCTGCAATTTCTGGGTTCAGTGGATTCTTAAAAGAGATAAGAAAGACCGGTTTCTTTTTGCTTCGTTACAGTCGGATTTCGGACAACAGTTCTTAACCGAGAGAAAACTGAATACGGAAGTTTTCAACACGCTTTATTTGTGGAAGCCGAATCATTATTATCTTGAAAAATCCAAAGCCGTTCTGCAAATTGCCCATCTTTTAGGCGGGATCTACAAATTTTCAGCCATCGGAAAAATCATTCCCGGATTTTTAAGCGATCAAATTTATGATGCTGTATCAAGAAACAGAATGAAACTGGCAAATCAGAAATGTTATCTTCCGACTCCCGATGAAAGAAAAAAATTTATAGAAGTCTGA
- the proC gene encoding pyrroline-5-carboxylate reductase, with translation MKIAILGAGNMGLSFSKSFLKYELIKPENLHLITRNQSKFSKISEEFPKSKISTFDEVKDLDADLIIIAVKPQDFQHVAENFRFQLKENQMVLSIMAGIKIEKIQKLLNHPLVVRAMPNSPTLLGMGITGYTSAEGISFSQLINIERLLNSTGRSVYLENEELLDSVTALSGSGPAYFYYIIDAMIKAGVEMGIEENLSQLFVKQTMLGAYHLINNSDKSLEELIKDVASKGGTTEAALKSFNENNLKEILKDGILSAEKRAKELNG, from the coding sequence ATGAAAATAGCAATTCTCGGAGCCGGAAATATGGGCTTATCCTTTTCAAAGTCTTTTTTGAAATACGAACTGATAAAGCCTGAAAACCTTCATTTAATTACAAGAAACCAGTCTAAATTTTCAAAAATCTCGGAAGAATTTCCAAAGTCTAAGATCTCTACTTTCGATGAAGTGAAAGATCTGGACGCAGATTTAATTATCATTGCCGTAAAACCTCAGGATTTTCAGCACGTAGCGGAAAATTTCCGATTTCAGTTAAAAGAAAACCAGATGGTTTTATCGATTATGGCAGGAATTAAAATCGAGAAAATTCAGAAATTATTAAATCATCCATTGGTTGTAAGAGCCATGCCCAACTCTCCTACTCTTCTCGGAATGGGAATTACAGGCTACACTTCTGCGGAAGGAATTTCTTTCAGCCAGTTAATTAATATCGAAAGATTATTGAATTCTACCGGAAGATCTGTTTATCTGGAAAATGAAGAATTGTTAGACAGCGTTACTGCGCTTTCGGGAAGCGGACCTGCTTATTTTTACTACATTATCGATGCGATGATAAAAGCGGGTGTAGAAATGGGAATTGAGGAAAATCTTTCCCAGCTTTTTGTAAAACAGACGATGTTGGGAGCGTATCATTTAATCAACAATTCGGATAAAAGTCTGGAAGAACTCATTAAAGATGTGGCTTCCAAAGGCGGAACCACTGAAGCTGCCCTGAAATCATTCAATGAAAATAATTTAAAGGAAATTCTGAAGGACGGAATTCTGAGTGCAGAAAAACGCGCGAAGGAACTGAACGGATAA
- a CDS encoding YiiX/YebB-like N1pC/P60 family cysteine hydrolase, translating into MKPILKRNNFLLKVFTVFFLFFLITACKNSHVSGLKNGDLLFVTAKETGLSGAINNVTQKQKNASFDHIGIVEKSKDGIFVLHAAPKGGSQKQEMNDFLKDQSEEGQRIIIYRLKSEYQKSIPSALEKANSMLGKPYNFNYILDENSYYCSDFIERAFREDHIFKLEPMTFIDPKTGKTNAFWEEFYQKKNLKVPEGELGCNPNGLAASEKLERIMELNKK; encoded by the coding sequence ATGAAACCAATTTTAAAAAGAAATAATTTTTTACTGAAAGTTTTTACTGTTTTTTTCCTTTTTTTCCTGATTACAGCCTGTAAAAACTCGCATGTTTCAGGTCTGAAAAACGGAGATTTACTTTTTGTAACGGCAAAAGAAACGGGACTTTCAGGGGCAATCAATAATGTCACCCAAAAGCAGAAAAATGCTTCCTTCGACCACATCGGTATTGTGGAAAAAAGTAAAGACGGAATTTTCGTGCTTCATGCCGCTCCAAAAGGCGGTTCGCAAAAGCAGGAAATGAATGATTTCCTGAAAGATCAGTCGGAAGAAGGACAGCGGATTATAATATACCGTTTGAAATCCGAATATCAAAAATCGATTCCTTCCGCGCTTGAAAAGGCAAATTCCATGTTAGGGAAACCATATAACTTCAATTATATTCTGGATGAAAACTCGTATTACTGTTCAGATTTTATAGAAAGAGCTTTTCGGGAAGATCATATTTTTAAGCTGGAACCAATGACCTTCATCGATCCGAAAACAGGAAAAACAAATGCTTTTTGGGAAGAATTCTATCAAAAGAAAAATCTGAAAGTTCCTGAAGGAGAGTTAGGATGTAATCCAAATGGTCTGGCTGCTTCCGAAAAGCTGGAAAGAATAATGGAACTAAATAAAAAATAA
- a CDS encoding DUF1801 domain-containing protein codes for MQIPSVSVDDYISQIPEERQEIFRKMFNTINDNLPEGFTQGSSYGMIGWAVPLETYPDGYHCTPGSPLPFISIASQKNFVALYHMGMYAKPELLNWFVEEFPKHSKKKLDMGKSCVRFKKMEDIPMELLAEMSKKMTVEEWIDIYETNFKKK; via the coding sequence ATGCAGATTCCATCCGTTTCCGTTGACGACTATATTTCCCAGATTCCCGAAGAAAGACAGGAAATATTCAGAAAGATGTTTAATACAATTAACGATAATTTACCCGAAGGTTTTACGCAGGGCTCAAGCTACGGAATGATCGGTTGGGCGGTTCCTCTGGAAACGTATCCCGACGGTTATCACTGTACACCCGGATCGCCTTTGCCTTTCATCAGCATTGCCTCCCAGAAAAATTTCGTTGCGTTGTATCACATGGGAATGTATGCGAAACCCGAACTGCTGAACTGGTTTGTTGAAGAATTTCCGAAACATTCCAAAAAAAAGCTGGATATGGGGAAATCCTGCGTCCGCTTCAAAAAAATGGAAGATATTCCGATGGAATTACTGGCAGAAATGAGCAAAAAAATGACTGTTGAAGAATGGATTGATATTTATGAAACCAATTTTAAAAAGAAATAA
- a CDS encoding alpha-amylase yields MKKTHILLSLLALGMVSSCQNNDETISESSKQLEIHDKIVNVTNHDGRPFSTGAGTSSTSKFVAGPGGSVLMQGFYWDVPDGGNWWNTVKAKVTDWSNAGIGAIWLPPASKAQNGAYSMGYDPTDYYDFGNFNQNGSVETRFGSRAELEALITQAHTENMQVYADIVINHNSGGQSEANPYTGTNTWTNFSGVASGKFTRNYNDFYKNAYGNNDEGAFGGFPDLCHANPYVQSWLWERDDSVAKYYKNVMKFDGWRFDYVKGFGPWVVNKWNANVGGFSVGELWDSNVNTLEWWANNANSSVFDFAAYYKMDEAFDNNNLNALNDDMMWKRNPFKAVTFVANHDTDIIYNKMLAYAYILTHEGYPTIFYRDYEEWLNKERLNNLIWIHNNKATGTTSILYTDNDEYIARRNGYNGNPGLVVYINNSSTWQERWIQTNWTSQQIKDFTGSSGWYPTTQGDKWVKIQCAPKSYSVWSLNQ; encoded by the coding sequence ATGAAAAAAACACACATTTTACTTTCATTGCTGGCTTTAGGTATGGTAAGTTCTTGCCAGAACAATGATGAAACAATTAGCGAAAGCTCGAAACAGTTAGAAATTCATGATAAAATCGTGAATGTTACAAATCACGACGGGCGTCCTTTCAGTACGGGAGCCGGAACTTCTTCAACTTCAAAATTCGTAGCCGGACCGGGCGGAAGTGTTCTTATGCAGGGATTTTACTGGGATGTTCCCGATGGCGGAAACTGGTGGAATACTGTAAAAGCAAAAGTAACTGACTGGTCCAATGCCGGAATTGGTGCAATCTGGCTTCCTCCGGCTTCAAAAGCACAGAACGGAGCCTATTCTATGGGGTATGATCCTACAGATTATTACGACTTCGGAAACTTTAACCAGAACGGAAGTGTAGAAACACGTTTCGGATCCAGAGCAGAACTGGAAGCATTAATTACGCAGGCTCACACTGAAAATATGCAGGTGTATGCTGATATTGTCATCAATCATAACAGTGGCGGTCAGTCGGAAGCGAATCCTTACACGGGAACCAATACATGGACCAATTTTTCCGGGGTAGCATCAGGAAAGTTTACAAGAAATTACAACGATTTTTACAAGAATGCCTATGGTAATAATGATGAGGGCGCTTTCGGCGGTTTTCCGGATCTTTGCCATGCCAATCCCTATGTGCAAAGCTGGCTTTGGGAAAGAGATGATTCTGTTGCTAAGTATTATAAAAACGTTATGAAGTTTGACGGATGGAGGTTCGATTATGTAAAAGGTTTCGGACCGTGGGTGGTGAATAAGTGGAATGCGAATGTGGGAGGATTTTCTGTGGGAGAATTATGGGACTCTAATGTAAACACGCTGGAATGGTGGGCGAATAATGCCAACAGTTCCGTTTTCGATTTTGCAGCCTATTATAAAATGGATGAAGCATTTGATAATAATAATTTAAATGCTTTGAATGATGATATGATGTGGAAAAGAAACCCTTTCAAAGCAGTGACTTTCGTGGCAAATCATGATACGGATATCATTTACAATAAAATGCTGGCTTATGCGTATATTTTAACTCACGAAGGGTATCCTACAATTTTCTACAGAGATTACGAAGAATGGCTAAATAAAGAAAGACTAAATAATCTGATCTGGATTCACAATAATAAAGCTACCGGAACAACTTCTATTCTGTATACGGATAACGACGAGTATATTGCAAGAAGAAACGGCTATAACGGAAATCCGGGATTGGTAGTCTACATCAACAATTCTTCAACTTGGCAGGAAAGATGGATTCAGACGAACTGGACAAGTCAGCAAATTAAAGATTTTACCGGAAGTTCAGGCTGGTATCCTACAACTCAGGGCGATAAATGGGTGAAAATTCAATGTGCTCCGAAATCTTATTCTGTATGGTCTTTAAACCAATAA